The nucleotide sequence TTCTTGCAATAGTTCCTCTGGTTGTTCCTGTCCTATCCCACATGAGGATTCTAAAAAAGAAAACTGTGAAAGTTCtaagaaagaaaaaaatgaagtTCAAGAAGAAAgtttaaataatgaaacTGCCGAAGGATGTTCAACTGGTATGTGTCCATTACGAAAAAATGATGCTAAAAAGGAAAACTGTGAAAGTTGtaagaaagaaaaaaatgaagtt is from Plasmodium gaboni strain SY75 chromosome Unknown, whole genome shotgun sequence and encodes:
- a CDS encoding putative exported protein (Plasmodium exported protein, unknown function), whose translation is SCNSSSGCSCPIPHEDSKKENCESSKKEKNEVQEESLNNETAEGCSTGMCPLRKNDAKKENCESCKKEKNEVQEENLNNETAEGCSTGMCPLRKNDAKK